One window of the Bombus affinis isolate iyBomAffi1 chromosome 10, iyBomAffi1.2, whole genome shotgun sequence genome contains the following:
- the LOC126921209 gene encoding protein germ cell-less isoform X1 → MGNYVRKIASMSNNAVHSVYRGRKRKCIEEDDFDSESDYIDRTLQTPKKRKLLTTAQYIYKTLFQEEKGSDITVLMLGKAWRLHKVYISQSPYFASMFSGSWREANETVISVEIADPNITLDSLLTVFGSFYQDEVSLEPKEVIPILATSTLFQLQGLIDQCTDIMVETTNIKTVVPYYNAAVSYGVPVVKTAAKRWLEVNLLGYGWLHPTFLKEITPDLMIELIASPDLIAMQTEFCIYMMLRVWLFVHVHNKEETLQIDEYFRNHKWTKPFLTTEEGKEFAAPFKALRMKYLLLHDQDVKILYSDNLIPHEWLHNAYKEQWLHLLRIDANKDRGPKQMSEEEFARECFRCGRCIEKAGEHIWRWTAFHFGLDLVVCLDSTTLRIKRNHRLDTDHIKVNHSKHKIILKVTLISLDEQRQVKHIQSSGMLRLSLHKNEEKQVMSLDKQLTYPLYVSVNMQVVTPFVSKEEKKSADIITFSDT, encoded by the exons ATGGGAAATTACGTGAGAAAAATTGCATCGATGTCAAATAATGCAGTGCACTCCGTATACCGTGGTCGTAAGCGAAAGTGCATCGAGGAAGATGATTTTGATTCTGAATCGGATTACATCGATCGGACGCTTCAAACACCGAAAAA AAGGAAATTGCTGACAACAGCACAATACATTTACAAAACCTTGTtccaagaagaaaaaggaagtgaTATAACTGTGCTCATGTTGGGCAAAGCATGGAGGTTGCATAAAGTTTATATTAGTCAG AGTCCGTATTTTGCAAGTATGTTTTCAGGATCTTGGAGAGAAGCAAATGAGACAGTTATAAGTGTAGAGATTGCTGATCCTAACATTACATTGGATT cTCTTTTGACAGTCTTTGGTTCCTTTTACCAGGATGAAGTCAGTTTAGAACCAAAAGAGGTCATACCAATTTTGGCTACCTCTACATTATTTCAATTACAAGGATTAATTGACCAATGTACAGATATTATGGTAGAGACAACGAATATAAAAACAGTCGTTCCTTATTATAATGCTGCTGTATCTTATGGTGTGCCAGTTGTAAAAACTGCAGCAAAACGGTGGTTAGAAGTAAATCTCTTAGGATATGGATGGTTACATCCTACCTTTTTAAAAGAAATTACACCTGATTTGATGATTGAATTAATTGCTAGTCCTGATTTAATTGCTATGCAAACAGAATTTTGCATATACATGATGTTACGTGTATG GCTATTTGTTCATGTACATAATAAAGAGGAAACACTTCAAATTGATGAATATTTTAGAAATCATAAATGGACAAAACCATTCCTTACAACAGAAGAAGGCAAAGAATTTGCAGCACCTTTTAAAGCCCTGAGAATGAAATATCTTTTACTTCACGATCAAGATGTAAAGATTTTATATAGTGACAACTTAATACCACACGAGTGGTTACATAATGCATATAAAGAACAATGGTTACATTTACTAAGAATAGATGCGAATAAAGATCGAGG ACCAAAACAAATGAGTGAAGAAGAGTTTGCTCGTGAATGTTTCCGTTGTGGAAGGTGCATTGAAAAAGCTGGCGAGCATATTTGGAGATGGACAGCATTTCATTTTGGATTAGATTTGGTGGTGTGCTTGGATAGTACTACTTTGAGGATTAAGAGAAATCATAGATTAGATACAGATCatataaaagttaatcataGCAAgcacaaaataattttaaa AGTAACTCTAATTTCATTGGACGAACAACGTCAAGTAAAACACATTCAGAGTTCGGGTATGCTTAGGTTGTCACTCCATAAGAACGAAGAA AAACAAGTGATGTCTCTGGATAAACAACTTACTTATCCTTTATATGTATCAGTCAACATGCAAGTAGTTACTCCATTTGTAtcaaaggaagagaaaaaatcaGCTGATATAATTACCTTCTCGGATACTTAG
- the LOC126921209 gene encoding protein germ cell-less isoform X2: protein MLGKAWRLHKVYISQSPYFASMFSGSWREANETVISVEIADPNITLDSLLTVFGSFYQDEVSLEPKEVIPILATSTLFQLQGLIDQCTDIMVETTNIKTVVPYYNAAVSYGVPVVKTAAKRWLEVNLLGYGWLHPTFLKEITPDLMIELIASPDLIAMQTEFCIYMMLRVWLFVHVHNKEETLQIDEYFRNHKWTKPFLTTEEGKEFAAPFKALRMKYLLLHDQDVKILYSDNLIPHEWLHNAYKEQWLHLLRIDANKDRGPKQMSEEEFARECFRCGRCIEKAGEHIWRWTAFHFGLDLVVCLDSTTLRIKRNHRLDTDHIKVNHSKHKIILKVTLISLDEQRQVKHIQSSGMLRLSLHKNEEKQVMSLDKQLTYPLYVSVNMQVVTPFVSKEEKKSADIITFSDT from the exons ATGTTGGGCAAAGCATGGAGGTTGCATAAAGTTTATATTAGTCAG AGTCCGTATTTTGCAAGTATGTTTTCAGGATCTTGGAGAGAAGCAAATGAGACAGTTATAAGTGTAGAGATTGCTGATCCTAACATTACATTGGATT cTCTTTTGACAGTCTTTGGTTCCTTTTACCAGGATGAAGTCAGTTTAGAACCAAAAGAGGTCATACCAATTTTGGCTACCTCTACATTATTTCAATTACAAGGATTAATTGACCAATGTACAGATATTATGGTAGAGACAACGAATATAAAAACAGTCGTTCCTTATTATAATGCTGCTGTATCTTATGGTGTGCCAGTTGTAAAAACTGCAGCAAAACGGTGGTTAGAAGTAAATCTCTTAGGATATGGATGGTTACATCCTACCTTTTTAAAAGAAATTACACCTGATTTGATGATTGAATTAATTGCTAGTCCTGATTTAATTGCTATGCAAACAGAATTTTGCATATACATGATGTTACGTGTATG GCTATTTGTTCATGTACATAATAAAGAGGAAACACTTCAAATTGATGAATATTTTAGAAATCATAAATGGACAAAACCATTCCTTACAACAGAAGAAGGCAAAGAATTTGCAGCACCTTTTAAAGCCCTGAGAATGAAATATCTTTTACTTCACGATCAAGATGTAAAGATTTTATATAGTGACAACTTAATACCACACGAGTGGTTACATAATGCATATAAAGAACAATGGTTACATTTACTAAGAATAGATGCGAATAAAGATCGAGG ACCAAAACAAATGAGTGAAGAAGAGTTTGCTCGTGAATGTTTCCGTTGTGGAAGGTGCATTGAAAAAGCTGGCGAGCATATTTGGAGATGGACAGCATTTCATTTTGGATTAGATTTGGTGGTGTGCTTGGATAGTACTACTTTGAGGATTAAGAGAAATCATAGATTAGATACAGATCatataaaagttaatcataGCAAgcacaaaataattttaaa AGTAACTCTAATTTCATTGGACGAACAACGTCAAGTAAAACACATTCAGAGTTCGGGTATGCTTAGGTTGTCACTCCATAAGAACGAAGAA AAACAAGTGATGTCTCTGGATAAACAACTTACTTATCCTTTATATGTATCAGTCAACATGCAAGTAGTTACTCCATTTGTAtcaaaggaagagaaaaaatcaGCTGATATAATTACCTTCTCGGATACTTAG